Proteins found in one Corynebacterium freneyi genomic segment:
- the ruvA gene encoding Holliday junction branch migration protein RuvA translates to MIASVRGTVIDMGAAHVVIECGGVGHLVTVTARTGATLTRGEEGFLLTTLVVREDAMTLYGFASSQEREMFELLQTVSGLGPRLAMAVLQVLDPTDVAAAVAAGDSKRLQAANGVGKRMAERMLVELKDKVAPFAAPAGTGAPTEDAAAAGTRPGANAKAPAADADQVVGALTGLGFREQEASAAVADVLAADPTLDTSAALRAALKELGG, encoded by the coding sequence GTGATCGCATCGGTGCGCGGCACCGTCATCGACATGGGCGCGGCCCACGTCGTCATCGAGTGCGGGGGAGTCGGCCATCTGGTCACGGTCACGGCCCGGACCGGGGCGACGTTGACGCGCGGCGAGGAGGGTTTCCTGCTCACCACGCTGGTGGTGCGCGAGGACGCGATGACGCTGTACGGTTTCGCCTCGTCGCAGGAACGCGAGATGTTCGAGCTGCTGCAGACGGTGTCGGGCCTTGGGCCCCGCCTTGCAATGGCGGTGCTGCAGGTGCTCGACCCCACCGACGTTGCGGCGGCCGTGGCCGCCGGAGACTCCAAGCGCCTCCAGGCGGCCAACGGAGTGGGCAAGCGGATGGCCGAGCGCATGCTCGTCGAATTGAAGGACAAGGTCGCGCCGTTCGCCGCTCCCGCCGGGACCGGTGCGCCGACCGAGGATGCAGCTGCGGCGGGCACCCGGCCCGGCGCCAACGCGAAGGCACCGGCCGCGGACGCCGACCAGGTCGTCGGCGCGCTCACCGGTCTGGGCTTCCGGGAGCAGGAAGCGTCCGCTGCGGTGGCGGACGTGCTCGCCGCGGATCCGACGTTGGACACGTCGGCCGCACTGCGGGCGGCGCTGAAGGAATTGGGCGGCTGA
- the ruvB gene encoding Holliday junction branch migration DNA helicase RuvB, whose translation MSDVERTEFNLTGPRDVDARAQSAEVDAEVSLRPKSLDEFIGQPKVRSQLELVLGGARGRGVTPDHILLSGPPGLGKTTMAMIIAQELGTSLRMTSGPALERAGDLAAMLSNLMEGDVLFIDEIHRIARPAEEMLYMAMEDFRIDVIVGKGPGATSIPLEIPPFTLVAATTRSGMLTGPLRDRFGFTAQMEFYDVPDLTQVVTRAAGILGVEISPEAAVEIASRSRGTPRIANRLLRRVRDFADVHAGGVIDIGAARAALLVFDVDELGLDRLDRAVLDALVRGHGGGPVGVNSLALAVGEEPGTVEEVCEPYLVRAGMIARTSRGRVATTTAWRHLGLEPPESAIGLR comes from the coding sequence ATGTCTGATGTGGAGCGCACCGAGTTCAACCTCACGGGACCGCGCGACGTCGACGCGCGCGCCCAATCGGCGGAAGTCGACGCCGAGGTCAGCCTGCGCCCCAAGTCGCTCGACGAGTTCATCGGCCAGCCGAAGGTCCGCAGCCAGCTCGAGCTCGTCCTCGGCGGCGCCCGGGGCCGCGGAGTGACGCCCGACCACATCCTCCTGTCGGGTCCGCCCGGCTTGGGCAAGACGACGATGGCGATGATCATCGCCCAGGAGCTCGGCACCTCGCTGCGCATGACCTCGGGCCCGGCGCTCGAGCGCGCCGGCGACCTGGCGGCGATGCTGTCGAACCTCATGGAGGGCGACGTCTTGTTCATCGACGAGATCCACCGCATCGCGCGGCCCGCCGAGGAAATGCTCTACATGGCGATGGAGGACTTCCGCATCGACGTCATCGTCGGCAAGGGCCCCGGCGCCACGTCCATTCCGCTGGAGATCCCGCCGTTCACGCTCGTCGCTGCGACGACCCGGTCGGGGATGCTCACCGGTCCGCTGCGCGACCGCTTCGGCTTCACGGCGCAGATGGAGTTCTACGACGTCCCGGATCTGACGCAGGTGGTCACCCGAGCCGCGGGCATCCTCGGCGTGGAGATCAGCCCGGAGGCCGCCGTCGAGATCGCCTCCCGGTCGCGCGGGACGCCGCGCATCGCCAACCGGCTGCTGCGCCGGGTCCGCGACTTCGCCGACGTCCACGCCGGGGGAGTCATCGACATCGGGGCCGCGCGCGCCGCCCTGCTCGTCTTCGATGTCGATGAACTCGGCCTCGACCGGCTCGACCGGGCGGTGCTCGATGCGTTGGTGCGGGGACATGGCGGCGGCCCGGTCGGCGTCAACTCCCTGGCCCTGGCCGTCGGCGAAGAACCCGGCACCGTGGAAGAAGTCTGCGAACCCTACCTGGTCCGCGCCGGCATGATCGCCCGCACCTCCCGTGGTCGGGTGGCCACCACGACGGCGTGGCGCCACCTCGGCCTGGAGCCGCCGGAGAGCGCGATCGGCCTGCGCTGA
- the yajC gene encoding preprotein translocase subunit YajC, translating to MDPILLIILMVILLALPVWSTFRQNKQLRQIREMQARLAPGAEVLTGSGQHGIVVAVDETTVDLEIANGVVTRWERAAIVRNVNEEEAKQAADATSADSADSGKPADVDGDDA from the coding sequence ATGGACCCGATTCTTCTCATCATTCTCATGGTCATCCTGCTGGCTCTGCCGGTGTGGTCGACCTTCCGCCAGAACAAGCAGCTCCGCCAGATCCGCGAAATGCAGGCGCGTCTCGCCCCGGGTGCGGAGGTGCTCACCGGTTCCGGCCAGCACGGCATCGTCGTCGCCGTGGATGAGACGACCGTCGACCTCGAAATCGCCAACGGCGTCGTGACCCGCTGGGAGCGCGCCGCCATCGTCCGCAACGTCAACGAGGAAGAGGCCAAGCAGGCCGCCGACGCCACGTCCGCCGATTCCGCCGATTCGGGCAAGCCCGCCGACGTCGACGGCGACGACGCCTAA
- the secD gene encoding protein translocase subunit SecD, with translation MASSSRGANRSFRAKWPQWSLLLFVALLVLTYVLVFFTGNREATPKLGIDLQGGTRVTLVPQGEKPTQDQLAQARRILENRVNGMGVTGAQVVTDGDTLVITVPGEDSQEARALGQTSQLFFRPVAQMQAPDPAALTDTTLEMANDWVSVGLLTPEEANDALAELHESLSADLERTKEMFEEQNPDEPLPEELQFEVGEPGKVTAPAAEEPANSIEAAERREQVRDVLLASRQSSDPTELFAAQGLMRCDDPDAADPLSGADDPAKPLLTCDPDNPGAVIYLDQVPLLIGETDEENGKRLSGDDIDTDAPINGGYDQQSGEVQVSFSFKSGRDDAGARTWTQLTTDYLQQRVAIVLDSEVISAPVIRDATPVGQATRITGDFTIDEAQTLANNLRYGALPLSFAGEDGEPGGTATTIPATMGSASLTAGVIAGLVGIGLIVVYALALYRGLGVISLVSMAASGAMIYGVLVLLGRWIGYSLDLAGIAGIIISIGTTADSFIVFFERIKDELRTGRTFRSSVPHAWRSARGTILAGNFVSVIAAVVLYILAVGDVRGFAFTLGLSTIFDIITAFLVTAPLVILATRKFPSLAKPSMNGFGSVMKLASDRGVNRRNAGTARTEPQEAK, from the coding sequence TTGGCAAGCTCATCCCGCGGCGCCAACCGCAGCTTCCGCGCGAAATGGCCGCAGTGGTCGCTGCTGCTGTTCGTCGCCTTGCTCGTGCTGACCTACGTCCTGGTGTTCTTCACCGGAAACCGTGAGGCAACGCCGAAGCTCGGCATCGACCTGCAGGGCGGCACCCGCGTCACCCTGGTCCCGCAGGGCGAAAAGCCCACGCAGGACCAGCTCGCCCAGGCCCGCCGCATCCTCGAAAACCGCGTCAACGGCATGGGCGTCACCGGCGCCCAGGTCGTCACCGACGGCGACACGCTCGTCATCACCGTGCCCGGCGAGGACTCGCAGGAGGCCCGCGCACTCGGCCAGACGTCCCAGCTGTTCTTCCGGCCGGTCGCCCAGATGCAGGCGCCCGACCCGGCCGCGCTGACCGACACCACCCTCGAGATGGCCAACGACTGGGTCTCCGTCGGCCTGCTCACCCCCGAGGAAGCCAACGACGCGCTGGCCGAGCTGCACGAATCGCTCAGCGCCGACCTCGAGCGAACCAAGGAGATGTTCGAGGAGCAGAACCCCGACGAGCCGCTGCCCGAAGAGCTGCAGTTCGAAGTCGGCGAGCCCGGAAAGGTCACCGCCCCGGCCGCCGAGGAACCGGCCAACTCCATCGAGGCCGCCGAGCGCCGCGAGCAGGTCCGGGACGTGCTGCTGGCCTCGCGCCAGTCGTCCGACCCGACGGAGCTTTTCGCCGCCCAGGGCCTCATGCGTTGCGACGATCCCGACGCCGCCGACCCCCTGTCCGGCGCGGACGATCCCGCCAAGCCGCTGCTGACGTGCGACCCGGACAACCCGGGAGCCGTGATCTACCTCGACCAGGTGCCGCTGCTGATCGGCGAAACCGACGAGGAGAACGGCAAGCGCCTGTCCGGCGACGACATCGACACCGACGCCCCGATCAACGGCGGCTACGACCAGCAGTCCGGCGAGGTCCAGGTGTCCTTCAGCTTCAAGTCCGGTCGCGACGACGCCGGCGCCCGCACCTGGACCCAGTTGACCACGGACTACCTGCAGCAGCGGGTGGCCATCGTGCTCGACTCCGAGGTCATCTCCGCCCCCGTGATCCGCGACGCCACGCCGGTCGGCCAGGCCACCCGCATCACCGGCGACTTCACCATCGACGAAGCCCAGACGCTGGCCAACAACCTGCGCTACGGCGCCCTGCCGCTGAGCTTCGCCGGCGAGGACGGTGAACCGGGCGGCACCGCCACCACCATCCCGGCGACGATGGGTTCGGCGTCGCTGACCGCCGGCGTCATCGCCGGCCTGGTCGGCATCGGCCTCATCGTGGTCTACGCCCTGGCGCTGTACCGGGGCCTCGGCGTGATCTCGCTGGTGTCGATGGCCGCTTCCGGCGCGATGATCTACGGCGTCCTCGTGCTGCTGGGCCGGTGGATCGGCTACTCGCTGGATCTGGCCGGCATCGCGGGCATCATCATCTCCATCGGCACCACGGCCGACTCGTTCATCGTTTTCTTCGAGCGCATCAAGGACGAGCTGCGCACCGGCCGGACGTTCCGCTCCTCGGTGCCGCATGCGTGGCGCAGCGCCAGGGGAACGATCCTGGCGGGCAACTTCGTCTCGGTCATCGCGGCGGTCGTGCTCTACATCCTCGCCGTCGGCGACGTCCGCGGCTTCGCGTTCACGCTGGGCCTGTCCACGATCTTCGACATCATCACCGCCTTCCTGGTCACCGCGCCGCTGGTGATTCTGGCGACGCGGAAGTTCCCGTCGCTGGCGAAGCCGTCGATGAACGGGTTCGGCTCCGTGATGAAGCTGGCCTCGGACCGTGGCGTCAATCGTCGTAACGCGGGCACCGCCCGCACCGAGCCGCAGGAGGCGAAGTGA
- the secF gene encoding protein translocase subunit SecF gives MSDNRDTARTDSTVAVDELDRAVAERGFFTRLYTGSGGIDIVGKRRTWYGITAVVLLVCIAAMAIRGFALGIDFEGGTRMTMPPANVTEEQATEVFEDATGVEPKLVQIIGAGDARVLEITSERLGEDAINDARLALYEEFHPVDANGEATPDAIGDSTVSESWGGSVTERMILAMAVFLALVFAYIAIRFERDMAIAAIGALVVDGIVISGIYALVGFEVTPATVIGLLTVLSFSLYDTVVVFDKVRENTAGFRQSTRRTYAEQVNLAVNQTIMRSINTTVSSLLPLLALMVIAVGLLGVGTLKDLAVVQVIGIVQGTFSSIFLAAPFLVSLKRRQKKFAEHDAKVAEARAAGTAPAVRDDESSDAAPARRSVATPTVTKSATAPRSSEISEIDGGDDDGGDAPRPATWRPGR, from the coding sequence ATGTCGGACAACCGCGACACCGCACGCACCGATTCCACCGTCGCCGTCGACGAGCTCGACCGGGCCGTCGCCGAGCGCGGGTTCTTCACGCGCCTGTACACGGGTTCGGGCGGCATCGACATCGTCGGCAAGCGCCGCACCTGGTACGGCATCACCGCCGTGGTCCTTCTGGTGTGCATTGCCGCGATGGCCATCCGCGGGTTCGCCCTCGGCATCGATTTCGAGGGCGGCACCCGCATGACCATGCCGCCGGCCAACGTCACCGAGGAACAGGCGACGGAGGTCTTCGAGGACGCCACCGGCGTCGAGCCGAAGCTGGTGCAGATCATCGGCGCCGGCGACGCCCGCGTGTTGGAGATCACCTCCGAGCGTCTCGGCGAGGACGCCATCAACGACGCCCGCTTGGCGCTGTACGAGGAGTTCCATCCGGTCGACGCCAACGGCGAGGCCACGCCCGACGCCATCGGCGATTCGACCGTCTCGGAATCCTGGGGCGGTTCCGTCACCGAGCGCATGATCCTGGCGATGGCGGTCTTCCTGGCCCTGGTGTTCGCCTACATCGCCATCCGCTTCGAACGGGACATGGCCATCGCCGCGATCGGCGCCCTCGTCGTCGACGGCATCGTCATCTCCGGCATTTACGCGCTGGTCGGTTTCGAGGTCACCCCGGCCACCGTCATCGGCCTGCTGACGGTGCTGTCGTTCTCGCTGTACGACACCGTCGTCGTGTTCGACAAGGTCCGCGAGAACACCGCCGGTTTCCGGCAGAGCACCCGCCGCACGTACGCGGAGCAGGTGAACCTGGCGGTGAACCAGACGATCATGCGCTCGATCAACACCACGGTGTCGTCGCTGCTGCCGCTGCTCGCGCTCATGGTCATCGCGGTGGGGTTGCTGGGCGTGGGCACGCTGAAGGACCTGGCGGTGGTGCAGGTCATCGGCATCGTCCAGGGCACGTTCTCGTCGATCTTCCTGGCCGCGCCGTTCCTGGTGTCGCTCAAGCGCCGGCAGAAGAAGTTCGCCGAGCATGACGCCAAGGTCGCCGAGGCGCGCGCCGCGGGCACGGCTCCGGCGGTGCGTGACGACGAGTCGTCGGACGCCGCTCCGGCGCGCAGGTCGGTGGCCACCCCGACGGTGACGAAGTCGGCGACGGCGCCGCGTTCTTCCGAGATCTCCGAGATCGACGGGGGAGACGATGACGGGGGAGACGCCCCCCGCCCGGCGACGTGGCGCCCGGGGCGCTGA
- a CDS encoding adenine phosphoribosyltransferase, translating into MAYENARAALADLIRLVPDFPSDGVLFEDLSPVLADPEGFRLIVDEVAEACRGFGADVIGGLDARGFLIGSAVAYSMDLGVLAVRKKGKLPPPVHTESYDLEYGSAALEVPASGLDLEGKRVVLVDDVLATGGTMAAARSLLEKCGAEVTGLCAVLEVQGLGGRDRLSDLPLYVVNNPPAGGVEARSGAEDG; encoded by the coding sequence GTGGCCTATGAAAACGCGCGGGCCGCACTGGCCGACCTGATTCGTCTGGTGCCCGATTTCCCTTCCGACGGCGTCCTTTTCGAGGACCTGAGTCCGGTGCTCGCGGATCCCGAGGGGTTCCGCCTCATCGTCGATGAGGTGGCGGAGGCGTGCAGGGGATTCGGCGCCGACGTGATCGGCGGTCTCGACGCCCGCGGTTTCCTCATCGGCTCGGCGGTGGCGTACAGCATGGACCTCGGCGTGTTGGCGGTGCGCAAGAAGGGCAAGCTGCCGCCGCCGGTGCACACCGAGTCCTATGACCTGGAGTACGGGTCGGCGGCGCTGGAGGTCCCGGCCTCGGGTCTGGACCTCGAAGGCAAGCGCGTCGTACTCGTCGACGATGTGCTGGCCACCGGCGGCACCATGGCCGCGGCGCGGTCGCTGCTGGAGAAGTGCGGCGCCGAAGTGACGGGTCTGTGCGCCGTCCTCGAGGTCCAGGGTCTCGGCGGTCGCGACAGGCTGTCCGACCTGCCCCTGTACGTGGTGAACAACCCGCCGGCCGGTGGCGTCGAGGCGCGGAGCGGGGCGGAGGATGGCTGA
- a CDS encoding RelA/SpoT family protein: MADRSPRRYGARLARSLTGARTKVNPVLDPLVAIHREVHPRADLSQLQKAYDTAERLHAGVKRKSGEPYITHPLAVATIAAEIGMDTTTLVAALLHDTVEDTDYSLEELTDDFGPEVARLVDGVTKLDKVALGSAAEGETVRKMVVAMSQDPRVLVIKVCDRLHNMRTMRFLPPEKQEKKARETLEVIAPLAHRLGMASVKWELEDLSFAILYPKKYDEIVRLVADRAPQRDQYLKQVSDEITADLRAAHIDATVMGRPKHYWSIYQKMIVRGHDFDEIFDLVGIRVLVDTTKDCYAAMGAVHSLYQPMPGRFKDYISAPRFGVYQSLHTTVIGPGGNALEVQIRTHEMHYNAEYGIAAHWRYKETKGSHKGDAAEVDQMAWMRQLLDWQREAADPNEFLDSLRYDLASNEIFVFTPKGDVMTLPMDATPVDFAYAVHTEIGHRCIGAKVNGKLVALESTLKTGDRVEVFTSKDQHSGPSKDWASFVKSPRAKAKIRQWFAKERREEALEAGRDALAAEVQRGGLPMHRLFTPQSMKQIATELNYADVDALYTAIGEGAIGAKHVTNRLMAQFSSKDDAEDQLAARTPLSKLQAPQKRRRADGAGVLVAGSADMMAKLAKCCTPVPGDEIFGFVTRGGGVSVHRTDCTNAAKLKEEPERLIDVEWASDSTGAVFTVTVQIEALDRHGLLTEITRSISDQKVPIIATSSHTAEDRVAVMRFTFEVSDIKQLGYIISLLRGVEGVFDVFRVTSGG; encoded by the coding sequence ATGGCTGATCGTTCGCCGCGCCGCTACGGCGCACGTCTCGCCCGGAGCCTGACGGGCGCGCGCACGAAGGTCAATCCCGTCCTCGACCCGCTCGTGGCCATCCACCGGGAGGTCCATCCCCGCGCGGACCTGTCGCAGCTGCAGAAGGCCTACGACACGGCTGAACGGCTGCACGCGGGCGTCAAACGCAAGTCGGGGGAGCCGTACATCACGCACCCGCTGGCGGTGGCCACCATCGCGGCGGAGATCGGCATGGACACCACCACGCTGGTCGCGGCGCTGCTCCACGACACGGTGGAGGACACCGACTATTCCCTCGAAGAGCTCACCGACGATTTCGGCCCCGAGGTCGCGCGCCTGGTCGACGGCGTCACGAAGCTGGACAAGGTCGCGTTGGGTTCGGCCGCCGAGGGCGAGACCGTGCGCAAGATGGTCGTGGCCATGAGCCAGGATCCGCGGGTGCTGGTGATCAAGGTCTGCGACCGGCTGCACAACATGCGCACCATGCGTTTCCTGCCGCCGGAGAAACAGGAGAAGAAGGCCCGCGAGACTCTCGAGGTCATCGCCCCGCTGGCGCACCGCCTGGGCATGGCGAGCGTGAAGTGGGAGCTGGAGGACCTGTCCTTCGCCATCTTGTACCCGAAGAAGTACGACGAGATCGTGCGCCTGGTCGCCGACCGCGCGCCGCAGCGCGACCAGTATCTGAAGCAGGTCTCCGACGAGATCACCGCGGACCTGCGCGCCGCCCACATCGACGCCACGGTGATGGGCCGCCCGAAGCACTACTGGTCGATCTATCAGAAGATGATCGTCCGGGGCCACGACTTCGACGAGATCTTCGACTTGGTGGGCATCCGCGTGCTCGTGGATACGACCAAGGACTGCTATGCCGCGATGGGCGCGGTCCACTCGCTGTACCAGCCGATGCCGGGCCGCTTCAAGGACTACATCTCGGCCCCCCGCTTCGGCGTGTACCAGTCGTTGCACACGACGGTGATCGGCCCGGGCGGCAACGCCCTGGAGGTGCAGATCCGCACCCACGAGATGCACTACAACGCCGAGTACGGCATCGCCGCCCACTGGCGGTACAAGGAGACGAAGGGGTCGCACAAGGGCGACGCCGCCGAGGTCGACCAGATGGCGTGGATGCGCCAGCTGCTCGACTGGCAGCGCGAGGCCGCCGACCCCAACGAGTTCCTCGATTCGCTGCGCTACGACCTGGCCTCCAACGAGATCTTCGTGTTCACGCCCAAGGGCGACGTCATGACGCTGCCGATGGACGCCACACCCGTGGACTTCGCCTACGCGGTGCACACGGAGATCGGACACCGCTGCATCGGCGCGAAGGTCAACGGCAAGCTGGTGGCGCTGGAGTCGACGCTGAAGACGGGCGACCGCGTCGAGGTCTTCACGTCGAAGGACCAGCATTCGGGCCCGTCGAAGGATTGGGCGTCGTTCGTGAAGTCGCCGCGGGCCAAGGCGAAGATCCGCCAGTGGTTCGCGAAGGAACGCCGCGAGGAGGCGCTGGAGGCCGGCCGCGACGCGTTGGCCGCCGAGGTCCAGCGCGGCGGTCTGCCGATGCACCGCCTGTTCACGCCGCAGTCGATGAAGCAGATCGCCACGGAGCTCAACTACGCCGACGTCGACGCGCTCTACACGGCCATCGGCGAGGGCGCGATCGGCGCCAAGCACGTCACCAACCGCCTCATGGCGCAGTTTTCCAGCAAGGACGACGCCGAGGACCAGTTGGCGGCGCGTACCCCGCTGTCGAAGCTGCAGGCCCCGCAGAAGCGTCGCCGCGCCGACGGTGCGGGCGTCCTCGTGGCGGGGTCGGCGGACATGATGGCGAAGCTGGCCAAGTGCTGCACCCCGGTGCCGGGCGACGAGATCTTCGGTTTCGTCACCCGCGGCGGCGGCGTCAGCGTCCACCGCACGGACTGCACGAACGCCGCGAAGCTGAAGGAGGAGCCGGAGCGCCTCATCGACGTCGAGTGGGCGAGCGATTCCACGGGCGCGGTGTTCACGGTCACGGTGCAGATCGAGGCGCTCGACCGTCATGGCCTGCTCACCGAGATCACGCGGTCCATCAGCGACCAGAAGGTGCCCATCATCGCGACGTCGTCGCATACGGCGGAGGACCGCGTCGCCGTCATGCGCTTCACGTTCGAGGTGTCTGACATCAAGCAGCTCGGCTACATCATCTCGCTGCTGCGCGGGGTGGAGGGCGTGTTCGACGTCTTCCGCGTCACCAGCGGCGGCTAG
- a CDS encoding peptidylprolyl isomerase: protein MQGNEQRRREAMKHLERELGRRDRAEKAKPLGVVVATLAILLVLVGGIWFLTTMDGDDTDVTAEETETSTPELEPLAMARAEALPDTVTCEYPAGGGEAAKEVSTPKTDDVPATGTVTVTLKTNHGDIPMQLDRSLSPCAVNAIEHLAKEGYYDDTVCHRMTSGGLNVLQCGDPSGSGAGGPGFTFADEYPVDEAGAASDGVIYPEGSIAMANSGPDTNGSQFFLNYADGQLQPSYSVLGAMTPEGLDVVKGISEKGIEGGQLDGKPAEEVRIESATVS from the coding sequence GTGCAGGGCAATGAACAACGACGCCGCGAGGCGATGAAGCACCTCGAGCGAGAGCTCGGCCGCCGCGACCGCGCGGAGAAGGCCAAGCCGCTGGGCGTCGTGGTCGCCACCCTGGCCATCCTGCTCGTCCTGGTCGGCGGCATTTGGTTCCTCACGACGATGGACGGCGACGATACCGACGTCACGGCCGAAGAGACGGAGACGTCGACCCCGGAGCTGGAGCCGTTGGCGATGGCCCGCGCCGAGGCGCTGCCCGACACCGTCACCTGCGAGTACCCGGCCGGGGGCGGCGAGGCGGCGAAGGAGGTCTCCACGCCGAAGACCGATGACGTTCCCGCCACCGGCACCGTCACCGTGACGCTGAAGACGAATCACGGCGACATTCCCATGCAGCTCGACCGTTCCCTGTCCCCCTGCGCCGTCAACGCCATCGAGCACCTGGCCAAGGAGGGCTACTACGACGACACGGTCTGCCACCGCATGACCTCCGGCGGACTCAACGTCCTGCAGTGCGGCGACCCGTCGGGCTCCGGCGCCGGCGGCCCGGGCTTCACCTTCGCCGACGAGTACCCGGTCGACGAGGCCGGCGCCGCGTCCGACGGCGTCATCTACCCGGAGGGCTCCATCGCGATGGCCAACTCCGGCCCGGACACCAACGGTTCGCAGTTCTTCCTCAACTACGCCGACGGTCAGCTCCAGCCGTCTTACTCGGTTCTGGGCGCCATGACCCCCGAGGGCCTCGACGTGGTCAAGGGCATCTCGGAGAAGGGCATCGAGGGCGGCCAGCTCGACGGTAAGCCGGCCGAGGAAGTCCGCATCGAGTCCGCGACGGTCTCCTAG
- a CDS encoding MBL fold metallo-hydrolase produces the protein MEIIGFPSGPLETNCYVATGHSMDGDAADGPTPVVIIDPGMDALGRLKKECEERNLKPEAVLLTHGHIDHTRDVGDVAREWGIPVYINRHDRFMLDNPLIGAGLSLGKMFNVAEMVPPTDIHDLDDGDEVKFAGLAFEVIHAPGHSPGCVMLRAFDGGDEIVFSGDVLFAGSIGRTDLPGADPQDMMDSLKNRVLPLDDHLTILPGHGPTSTIGQEKAHNPFLAQVK, from the coding sequence ATGGAGATCATCGGTTTCCCCTCCGGACCGCTCGAGACCAACTGCTACGTCGCCACCGGCCACTCGATGGACGGCGACGCCGCCGACGGCCCGACCCCCGTGGTCATCATCGACCCGGGCATGGACGCACTGGGTCGGCTGAAGAAGGAGTGCGAGGAGCGCAACCTCAAGCCGGAGGCGGTGCTGCTGACCCACGGCCACATCGACCACACCCGCGATGTCGGCGACGTGGCCCGAGAGTGGGGGATCCCGGTGTACATCAACCGGCACGACCGCTTCATGCTGGACAACCCGCTCATCGGCGCGGGCCTGAGCCTGGGCAAGATGTTCAACGTCGCCGAGATGGTCCCGCCGACCGACATCCACGACCTCGACGACGGCGACGAGGTCAAGTTCGCCGGCCTGGCCTTCGAGGTCATCCACGCCCCCGGCCACTCGCCGGGATGCGTCATGCTGCGCGCCTTCGACGGCGGCGACGAGATCGTGTTCTCCGGCGACGTGCTGTTCGCCGGGTCGATCGGCCGCACGGACCTGCCGGGCGCCGACCCGCAGGACATGATGGATTCCCTGAAGAACCGCGTCCTGCCGCTCGACGACCACCTGACCATCCTGCCGGGCCACGGACCGACGTCGACGATCGGCCAGGAGAAGGCCCACAATCCGTTCCTCGCGCAGGTGAAGTAA